A DNA window from Methanosarcinales archaeon contains the following coding sequences:
- a CDS encoding energy-coupling factor transporter transmembrane protein EcfT, which yields MRGLFRYEQKTTAIHRIDPRIKLIWVFSISVLSIIVGVPWLLLIIFSSTLPFWAVLRPSKEKITSIVFVLFTMVLGFMFSQSIFYYWGENPTFTLIPASFPIFGPITGGIHVYKEGAVYGFIQSFRFIATVSAALLLVSTTHPSELIAGIVRFIPIGNRCIGFPIEIAFMVSTAVSFAPTMIEECLITINAMQVRGLNMKGITNKIKALRYLFFPLVVNVLRTGRQIAIAADSRAFRATKHRTYVKELRLKHLDYIFLSYICVFMCIGLYLSFTGFGGTAPGR from the coding sequence ATGAGAGGATTATTTCGTTATGAACAAAAGACAACAGCAATCCATAGAATTGATCCAAGGATTAAACTAATATGGGTATTCAGTATATCGGTGCTTTCCATAATAGTAGGCGTTCCGTGGCTCCTTTTAATAATATTTTCATCTACCTTGCCGTTCTGGGCAGTGCTGCGTCCTTCTAAGGAAAAGATCACTTCAATCGTTTTCGTGTTGTTTACCATGGTCCTGGGATTCATGTTTTCACAATCAATATTCTATTATTGGGGTGAGAATCCCACATTTACTTTAATCCCGGCATCCTTTCCAATTTTTGGCCCGATAACAGGAGGCATCCATGTATACAAAGAAGGAGCAGTGTACGGTTTCATCCAGTCCTTCAGATTCATAGCTACAGTAAGTGCGGCTTTATTACTGGTATCTACAACCCATCCCAGCGAGCTTATTGCTGGTATTGTGCGGTTCATTCCCATAGGAAATAGATGTATCGGTTTTCCAATCGAGATAGCTTTTATGGTGTCTACGGCAGTGAGCTTTGCACCCACCATGATCGAGGAATGTCTCATCACCATCAATGCAATGCAGGTACGGGGTCTGAATATGAAGGGGATAACCAATAAGATAAAAGCCCTGAGATATCTCTTTTTCCCCCTGGTTGTTAATGTCTTAAGAACCGGCAGACAGATCGCTATCGCCGCAGATTCCCGTGCTTTCAGGGCCACAAAGCACAGGACATACGTCAAGGAACTCAGACTGAAACATTTGGACTACATTTTCCTATCCTATATCTGTGTATTCATGTGTATCGG
- a CDS encoding ATP-binding cassette domain-containing protein, with protein MISIQNLTYCYPNIEISALDNIDLEIHEGEFILLLGPSGCGKSTLIQCLNGIIPKVSGGELEGTIWVNGKDVSKHKVHQMSTEVGIVFQNPDAQLFGLTVEEDVAFGPENLGVEREEILKRVERSLQIAGIDGLRERFTFTLSGGEKQRTAIAGNLAMQPNILVLDEPTSDLDPRGTREVLETIRRLNRELSITIILIEHKLDEVIGLADRTIVMDKGRIILDGKTCDIFTQNLDLLNHIGLYPPHLIRLSEMLHVKPSYRAIFSHLNGIKDSFINPPDILHIPDNGPHVVFEDVRFSYQDGTEVLRGIDLTLRRGEFIAMIGPNGSGKTTLLSCLIGLIKPDKGRVMIDGQDIKNFGVAELAREVGYLFQNPDYQLFADTVWEEVAFGLKTRSMPAEEIDTKVASALDMMQLAEYRDRHPHSLSRGERQRLAVASILSLEPDILVLDEPTTGQDRGHLSKFLHKMKKLNHAGKTIILITHDMSIVAAYADRTVIMKEGNILIDDSTRQVFSRSDLLEQASIEPPMITKLSHQLREGSEKVPVILTISELKDLMGKS; from the coding sequence ATGATCTCTATACAAAATCTGACATACTGCTACCCAAATATTGAAATTTCTGCCCTTGATAATATCGATCTTGAAATCCATGAGGGTGAGTTCATTCTGTTACTGGGACCTAGCGGCTGCGGGAAATCCACACTTATACAGTGCCTAAACGGTATCATACCCAAGGTATCTGGCGGGGAACTGGAAGGAACAATATGGGTAAATGGGAAGGATGTGAGTAAACATAAGGTCCACCAGATGTCCACTGAGGTGGGGATCGTGTTCCAGAACCCTGATGCTCAGCTGTTCGGGCTGACCGTTGAGGAGGATGTGGCCTTTGGACCTGAGAATCTGGGGGTTGAGAGGGAAGAGATCCTAAAACGGGTAGAAAGGTCTCTGCAAATTGCAGGAATAGATGGATTGAGGGAACGTTTTACCTTCACCCTTTCGGGGGGTGAGAAACAGCGCACTGCCATTGCCGGGAACCTTGCCATGCAGCCGAATATTCTTGTGCTTGATGAACCCACATCTGATCTTGACCCCAGGGGAACAAGGGAAGTTCTCGAGACCATCCGGCGTTTGAACAGGGAGCTGAGCATTACCATCATTTTAATAGAACACAAGCTTGACGAGGTGATCGGCCTGGCAGACAGGACCATCGTGATGGACAAAGGCAGGATCATCCTGGATGGGAAGACGTGCGATATCTTCACCCAGAACCTTGATCTGTTGAACCATATCGGATTGTATCCACCCCATCTGATCCGCCTCTCAGAGATGCTGCATGTGAAGCCGTCCTATCGGGCCATATTTTCCCATCTTAATGGTATTAAGGACTCCTTTATTAATCCCCCTGATATCTTACATATCCCGGATAACGGACCGCATGTGGTATTTGAAGATGTTAGGTTCAGTTACCAGGACGGGACTGAGGTATTAAGAGGAATTGACCTGACATTAAGGCGCGGTGAATTTATTGCAATGATAGGACCCAATGGTTCAGGAAAGACAACTTTACTGAGCTGCCTCATAGGGCTCATTAAGCCTGATAAGGGACGGGTCATGATAGACGGACAGGATATCAAGAATTTTGGTGTGGCTGAACTGGCCAGGGAGGTAGGTTACCTGTTCCAGAACCCTGATTACCAGCTTTTTGCAGATACGGTCTGGGAGGAAGTGGCTTTCGGGCTCAAGACCAGGTCGATGCCTGCTGAGGAGATAGACACAAAAGTCGCCAGTGCCCTGGATATGATGCAGCTGGCAGAGTATAGGGACCGTCACCCCCATTCTCTCAGCCGGGGTGAGAGGCAAAGACTGGCAGTGGCTTCGATTCTCTCGCTTGAACCCGATATTCTGGTACTGGATGAACCCACGACAGGGCAGGACCGGGGGCATTTGAGCAAATTCTTGCATAAAATGAAGAAGTTGAACCACGCCGGAAAAACGATCATCCTGATTACCCATGATATGAGTATAGTTGCAGCCTATGCTGACAGGACCGTTATCATGAAAGAAGGTAATATCCTGATCGATGACAGCACGCGGCAGGTATTCTCACGATCAGATCTGCTGGAACAGGCATCCATAGAACCACCGATGATAACAAAACTCAGCCACCAGCTGCGTGAGGGCAGCGAAAAAGTACCGGTAATTCTTACCATATCAGAGTTAAAAGACCTGATGGGGAAGTCCTGA